Proteins from one Triplophysa dalaica isolate WHDGS20190420 chromosome 6, ASM1584641v1, whole genome shotgun sequence genomic window:
- the trnt1 gene encoding CCA tRNA nucleotidyltransferase 1, mitochondrial yields MWARVFLRPKLFNRVHLTRSLRSFITMQLKTKELKSLFTEGLVSLAEIFEKQQFELRIAGGAVRDLLSGKRPEDVDFATTATPEEMKTMFQKAGIRMINNKGEKHGTITARLHNENFEVTTLRVDVQTDGRHAEVEFTTDWQKDAERRDLTINSMFLGLDGTLYDYFQGYEDLKNRKVRFVGSASLRIQEDYLRILRYFRFYGRVAAEPGQHEPETLKAIRDNANGLAGISGERIWVELKKMVVGHHAGHLLELIYELGLPQYIGLPVDGNVGEMKQIWQRACDGSPKPMTILSSLFRTKEDVERLDLRLKVSREEKTLGIFLVKYRRDLVKGRDDHDSLKPYTDFIIDSRELDTKSKVLELLKYQGEKKIFNELSRWSIPRFPVSGHDLRKQGITSGKEIGTILQELRDTWKKSRYQMDKEELLATLNTS; encoded by the exons ATGTGGGCTAGAGTATTTCTGCGTCCCAAGCTGTTCAACCGAGTTCATCTCACGCGGAGTCTGAGGTCATTCATCACCATGCAACTGAAAACTAAAGAGTTAAAATCTTTATTCACTGAGGGGCTTGTTAGCCTTGCGG aaatatttgaaaagcaACAGTTTGAGCTGAGAATCGCAGGAGGTGCTGTGCGGGACCTCCTGTCAGGAAAACGGCCTGAAGATGTGGATTTTGCCACCACTGCCACACCTGAGGAGATGAAGACCATGTTTCAGAAAGCAGGAATCAGAATGATCAATAACAAAGGGGAGAAGCATGGGACCATCACTGCCAGG CTTCATAATGAAAACTTTGAGGTGACCACTTTACGAGTGGACGTACAGACAGACGGGCGGCATGCAGAGGTGGAGTTTACCACTGACTGGCAGAAAGATGCCGAGCGCAGAGACCTTACTATAAACTCCATGTTCTTAG GGTTAGATGGAActctgtacgattatttccaggGCTATGAGGACCTCAAGAACAGGAAAGTACGGTTTGTCGGCAGCGCTTCACTAAGGATCCAGGAGGACTATCTGCGAATTTTGAGATATTTCAG ATTCTACGGGCGGGTAGCAGCTGAACCTGGACAACATGAACCTGAAACTTTGAAGGCAATAAGAGATAACGCGAATGGATTGGCTGGTATCTCAGGGGAGAGGATCTGGGTGGAACTGAAAAAGATGGTGGTTGGACATCATGCTGGTCATCTGCTGGAGCTCATCTATGAGTTGGGTTTGCCTCAGTATATAG GTCTTCCAGTAGATGGCAATGTAGGAGAAATGAAGCAGATCTGGCAGAGAGCATGCGATGGCTCTCCTAAACCCATGACCATCTTGTCCAGTCTGTTTCGAACCAAGGAGGATGTGGAAAGACTAGATCTGCGTCTAAAGGTTTCCAGAGAAGAGAAAACCCTTGGAATCTTTCTAGTCAAGTACAGACGGGACCTTGTTAAGGGGAGAGATGACCATGACAGCCTTAAACCCTACACAGATTTCATCATTGat TCTCGAGAGCTGGACACAAAGAGTAAAGTACTGGAGCTTCTGAAGTATCAGGGAGAAAAGAAAATCTTTAATGAGCTCAGTAGGTGGTCCATCCCCCGTTTCCCAGTCAGCGGGCATGACCTACGCAAGCAGGGCATCACCTCAGGCAAAGAGATTGGCACCATCCTTCAGGAGCTCAGGGACACGTGGAAGAAAAGCCGCTATCAGATGGACAAAGAGGAACTCCTGGCCACGCTCAATACATCCTGA
- the avpr2b.1 gene encoding vasopressin V2 receptor: MSHYSLNLSNVSLELEATGDEPRDEYLAQIEIALLSFVFLCAVMLNCGLLLALWRGRQQVSRMRVFVTHLCLADLVVAFFQVCSQLMWKLTDRFLGPDLVCRSVKYLQVVGMFASTYMIVVMTVDRYQAVCNPMVTFQRRRARWNLPVCVAWAVSFILSIPQIFIFSRVQIAPGVFDCWAEFDQPWGLKAYVTWTTLVIFVLPVITVMVCQVRICRALQINVYMKTQQQRKDGSSNPPSSRASNVVSVSKSRIKTVKMTVVIVLTYTICWAPFFTVQMWSVWDASAPTGNGTFTVLMLLASLNSVANPFIYLVFTMKSPKLLGVLLCTEDSNGKESLPEEATVVSSLHMSSKSPSDIR, encoded by the exons ATGTCTCACTATAGTTTGAACCTTAGCAACGTGAGTTTGGAGTTGGAAGCGACGGGAGATGAACCCCGTGATGAATATCTGGCGCAAATAGAGATCGCGTTGCTCAGCTTTGTATTTCTGTGCGCGGTGATGCTGAACTGCGGTTTGCTGCTGGCGCTCTGGAGGGGGAGGCAACAGGTGTCTCGGATGCGCGTGTTTGTCACGCATCTCTGTCTGGCCGACCTGGTGGTCGCCTTCTTCCAGGTGTGTTCTCAGCTCATGTGGAAGTTGACGGACCGCTTTCTCGGTCCCGACCTGGTATGCCGCTCGGTCAAGTATCTTCAGGTCGTGGGCATGTTTGCGTCCACTTACATGATAGTAGTGATGACGGTAGACCGTTACCAAGCGGTGTGCAACCCTATGGTGACTTTCCAGAGAAGGCGAGCGCGCTGGAACCTGCCAGTGTGCGTCGCGTGGGCTGtatcttttattttaagcatCCCGCAAATCTTCATTTTCTCCCGGGTTCAGATCGCCCCGGGTGTCTTTGACTGTTGGGCAGAGTTCGATCAGCCGTGGGGACTTAAAGCGTACGTGACTTGGACGACTCTGGTGATATTTGTTCTGCCTGTTATAACTGTCATGGTGTGCCAGGTGCGCATCTGCCGTGCGCTTCAGATTAACGTGTATATGAAAACGCAGCAGCAGAGGAAAGATGGAAGCTCGAACCCCCCTTCCTCCAGAGCCAGCAACGTGGTATCCGTGTCCAAATCTCGGATAAAGACTGTGAAGATGACGGTGGTGATTGTGCTGACCTACACCATTTGCTGGGCTccgttttttacagtgcagatgTGGTCTGTGTGGGACGCCTCGGCTCCAACTGGAA acgGCACCTTTACTGTCCTCATGTTACTGGCAAGCCTGAACAGCGTGGCCAATCCTTTTATCTACCTTGTTTTTACAATGAAGTCCCCAAAACTGTTAGGGGTTCTACTGTGCACGGAGGACAGCAATGGGAAGGAGTCATTGCCTGAGGAAGCCACAGTGGTCAGCTCTCTTCATATGAGCTCTAAAAGCCCTTCTGACATACGGTGA
- the arl6ip5a gene encoding ADP-ribosylation factor-like 6 interacting protein 5a has translation MAKVEIAPLRSLDDFFPGSERFSKPDTQDLAKWNNRVVSNLLYYQTNYLLVIIVIFMLVGLWNPVGMFTGGAVITSVIIGSVWAGENKAMIKSFKRDNPTLFVFLVLVVSYLLMSLFGGVMVFLLGIKLPLLLIFAHASLRLRNMKNKLENKMESAGLKKSPMSIILEALGQQEENLSKVQSFLESKLNE, from the exons ATGGCTAAAGTGGAGATCGCTCCTCTGAGATCTTTGGATGATTTCTTCCCAGGTTCAGAGCGTTTCTCCAAACCAGACACTCAAGATTTGGCGAAATGGAACAACAGGGTGGTCAGCAATCTTTTGTACTATCAGACAAACTATCTGTTAGTGATCATCGTTATTTTCATGCTTGTAGG GTTATGGAATCCTGTTGGCATGTTCACCGGCGGAGCAGTGATCACTTCAGTCATCATTGGCTCTGTATGGGCAGGGGAGAACAAGGCAATGATCAAGAGCTTCAAAAGGGACAACCCTACCTTATTTGTTTTCCTAGTCTTGGTGGTGAGCTACCTCCTTATGTCACTCTTTGGTGGAGTCATGGTGTTCCTGCTTGGCATTAAGCTACCGCTTCTTT TGATCTTCGCACATGCATCACTCCGCCTCCGgaacatgaaaaacaaactgGAGAATAAGATGGAAAGTGCAGGACTCAAAAAATCACCCATGAGTATCATACTTGAAGCACTGGGGCAACAAGAAGAGAACCTCAGTAAGGTTCAAAGCTTTCTGGAGAGCAAACTCAAcgaataa